A single Pseudomonas sp. DC1.2 DNA region contains:
- a CDS encoding DUF808 domain-containing protein, whose product MAGSSLFALLDDIATLLDDISLMSKVAAKKSASVLSDDLAVNAEQVTGMKADRELPVVWAVFKGSMRNKAILVPCALILNALLPGAVHWLLMAGGAYLCYEGFEAIKEKLSCDRTDGKVVKKQTKSKTPEELAAFEKRKVSGAIRTDFILSAEIIVITLNIVAEAPMLQQILTLALIAIVMTIGVYGLVAGIVRMDDAGLVLSNSKAQGSWGSILRNLGAVLLSAAPVLMKALSWIGTIAMFLVGGAFVADGIAPLKNFIDQFTHGSGGWETAMTLGIHCVVGAAVGLAAVMIVKGVTAISGRAAQ is encoded by the coding sequence ATGGCCGGTAGCAGCCTGTTTGCACTATTGGATGACATAGCCACACTGCTAGACGACATCTCCCTAATGAGCAAAGTCGCAGCGAAGAAATCGGCGAGCGTCCTCAGCGATGACCTGGCTGTTAATGCGGAGCAGGTCACTGGCATGAAGGCTGACCGGGAGCTACCCGTTGTATGGGCAGTGTTTAAGGGTTCAATGAGGAACAAGGCAATCTTGGTTCCCTGCGCATTGATCCTAAACGCGTTGCTACCCGGAGCAGTTCATTGGTTGCTTATGGCCGGTGGCGCTTACCTGTGTTACGAAGGATTCGAGGCAATAAAAGAGAAGCTGTCTTGTGATCGTACCGACGGAAAGGTCGTGAAAAAGCAGACCAAGTCAAAGACGCCCGAAGAGTTGGCTGCGTTTGAGAAGCGCAAGGTAAGCGGCGCCATTCGTACAGATTTTATCCTGAGCGCTGAAATCATTGTCATCACTCTAAACATCGTCGCCGAGGCACCAATGCTCCAGCAGATCCTGACGTTGGCACTCATTGCGATAGTGATGACCATTGGAGTCTACGGCTTGGTTGCTGGCATTGTCCGTATGGATGATGCGGGTCTCGTTTTATCAAACTCAAAAGCACAAGGCTCTTGGGGATCGATCCTTCGTAACCTAGGAGCGGTACTTCTATCTGCAGCTCCCGTATTGATGAAGGCTTTGTCCTGGATCGGCACTATCGCGATGTTTTTAGTCGGCGGAGCGTTCGTTGCAGATGGCATCGCGCCCCTCAAAAATTTCATTGACCAATTCACGCATGGGAGTGGGGGCTGGGAAACAGCTATGACTCTCGGTATCCA